The DNA sequence ATAGAAGGCCGCGGTGCTGCCGGCTTGTTTTTTTCGCCCTGCCCAATCAGCGCCCGCCATGCtaccgcgggggcggggcgggcgggcgggccaATGGGGCGGCGGCGTCTTGGCGCCGCTCTACCCGCCGCCCGCCGCTCGATGGTCCCAGGAGGCGGCGGGaacccaagatggcggcggcgctgTCGGTGGCGGGCGCCGTGAGGGCCCcgagcccggcgctgccggcggcggcgggcccaggaccggggccgggccgggcccccgaAGAGGAGCTGCCAGTGCTGGAGGCCGCCGAGGTGCGGAGCCGCCTGGAGCGCAGCGCCCGCCAGTTCCGTAACCGCCGCAAGGTGCTGATCCGCGGGCTGCCGGCGGACGTCAGCAACCAGGTGCGGCGGAACGGGAAAGGGActggggggagctgagggggaaccgggggggggggaccgggaaCGGGGGAGGGGGGTCTGAGGGGAgaccgggaccgggacggggGGAGCTGAGGGAAGACCGGGACTGGAACCGGGATGAGACCGGGAACGGGGTGGAGTTGAGAGGGGCCCGGGCCCGGGACGAGACCGGGAGTAGACCGGGAACGgggcggggctgaggggagaccggGACCGGGGAGGGCGTTGAGAGTGCCCCGGGATgaggcaggggctgaggggagaccggGCGGGTGTTGTggaagggcctgggggtgttggacccccccccggggtggggtgTAGCTGGGCCCAGTACCGGTGAGGAACCGGGATAACGGGCAGTGTGGGACCGAGGGGGGGGCATCCCCAAATCCTCTTTTTCGGGGCTTCCTGACCCCCCCTAAATCCTgcccctggagggggggggggctttaacagctccctggggaggaagaggggagtcacccccaccccctgcgtCACCCGTCAAACCCGGCTCTGACAAAGACCCAGCACCGCTTAACGAGCCCCCCCCGCAAAAGCCTCAGCGTTCCCGCTGCCCgctttttaattcctctttcctctccctgtAAACCGGAGTTAATTATTGTTAATTATCGCCCCGGGGGTGTCAGGGAGGCCAAAGGTCTGTAAATCATTACGGGGGAGGGCAAAGTCATCAGGAACTGGTTTGTAGATGTTTGTCTGGGAGGAGGAGCAGCTTCCTGATGGGATAAACACCCTCAGGGTGGCAAATTGGGGACAAGGGAGGTGACGCTGCGAGGGAGGGAGGGTGACATCGGGGAGAAGGGGTGGCTTTAGCATACGCTGAGCCCCGGGGGAGCGTCTTTGCTTTGAATCAAGACCTTTCCCGCTCCTAAATCCAGGAAAAAACGGAGGTATTTTGTGGGGAACCCGTAAGAATTCAGGGATTTGCTGGAATTTCTCCCGAAGAGTTGAttcttttgttattattattttatattttttttaatttgaattatttttatggaaaacgCGGCTGCTTATCCAGGAAGTCCACGATCTGCTGAGCGACTACGAGCTGAAATACTGCTTTGTGGACAAATACAAAGGGACTGGTGAGTAAGCTGCTCTGGCGCCGAGCGCCCGGCTCCGGTGAACGCTCTCTCCCAGCCCCAAATCCAGCACCGCCACCGGGCTCAGCCCCCCCTCAACACCCCCGCCCCGGTGCCGCGTGCGGTAGCTTTTCTGCTGCGGGAGAAGCAACACCTTATTCCGCGGCGATTCCCCACCCGTCCCTGCTTTGACAGCAGGTGGAAAATTCACGGTTTACGCACCCCCCCCGCCACGAGACTTTGAGTTGTGGGGTGGGATTTACGTTGCTTTTCCGAAGCGAGGGGGTTCAATCCGGCCCTTCTTGGGGTCTGTGCCTGCTGGTGTTATCCCCCCCCGACTCAAAACCAGTTCATGGGGGTAGAAaatgctggggcgggggggacacgttACTCCAACTGGGGGGGTGAGTGTGGCTGTGACTTGGGGACACTGTTCCCAGTGTGTCCCCAGAGCTCAGGGACATGTTGCCTTGTGCGAGGCTTCACCGAGGACGGTGTGATTTCCCCGGCTGGCGCTCGCCGAGTCCTTACCTCGGTGCTTCGGGCACTAACGGTGGCCGGAGGGGTGAATTTTACACCCCCGCCGACTCCGATTGTTCGGGGTTTAACTCCGCGCCTCACCAGCCTTCACCTTTtggggtaaaaaataaaaaaaaaaaaaaaaggaaaagaaagggccAAACCTCACCTTTCCCTCCCGGTTCCCTTCCTGCAGCGTTTGTCACTTTGCTCAATGGGGAACAAGCGGAATCGGCCATCAAAAAATTCCACCTGAGCAAACTGCGGGAGAAAGAGATTTCGGTGCAGCTGCAACCCACGGACGCTCTCCTCTGCATCGCCAACCTCCCCCAGCTCTACACCCAGCAACAATTCGAAGAGCTGGTCCGTCCTTTCGGCAACCTGGAACGTTGTTTCCTGGTTTACAGCGAGAAAACGGGACACTCGAAAGGTTACGGCTTCGTGGAATATATGAAAAAGGATTCGGCGGCCAGAGCCAAGTCGGATTTGTTGGGGAAGCAGTTGGGGACGAGGACTCTCTACGTCCACTGGATGGACGTCAACCAGTTGACGTTGGAGCTTCTCCATTCCAAGTGCTTGTGCGTCGACAAGCTGCCCCACAACTACACCGACCTCGAGGAGCTGCGGCAGGTCTTTTCCGCCGCCTGCCCCCCCACTTTCTGCCAggtgagagaagaggaaaagggggggattttttttttttgggggggggggggggcgccatTTGAGATGATTTTTTCTTGGGGTGCGGCCTCTCGTTGAACTCCCGGGGAGACCCAAGCCAGCGGCACCCTCGTATCGGGCAGCGGGGAAATGATTCTGGCCTGGGAATCCGGCCATGGAACTCGGAAAGGCTTTTCGTCTGTGGGATCGTGTTTATGGGAGCaatttggggaggaggaaaggggaataGCAAGATTTaaggtttttaattaatttttaattagcttAAAGTTTTTAGTTAAAAACAATGTCAACGGGGGGAAGGATGTCAGGACTTtccttttcaactgaaagagCCGGGGGAGAGAAAAATTATTACCCAAGacaattttctaattaaaaaaaatacgcAAAAACCATtgaaaaagctataaaataattaagaaattgaAAATAGTGGTACCTCTGGTCTGAGAAGAGGTCTCGGCACCTGCAAAAGAATATGAGAAAGGGTTTAATCAAgggtttaataattaaaatacgGGTCGTTTGTATTTAAAATTGGAAGGAAATCCGAAAATCATGGGTCCTTCAGCGCCTTTTGTTCATGGGGCGCCTGGGTCCTTCCAcactttggcgggggggggggggggaacgctGCTGGGCACCTGACGCAGTAAAATCGCTTTGCGGTCCGGCTGTTTCTAATAGAAAATCAAATTCCCCGTTTATGTgaataaattttcatttattcCCAAAGTGATTTAATTCAAGAACTTCTGCCGGAGCAGCCAGAGGGAACTATTGTGCGTTGGGGAGAGCGCGGAGACCAAAAAATGCTCCCCGACGAGTAGAAATCTGTGGGAATCTGCAGGAAAGTCTGTGATTTGGCTCTTAAAAACCTGAAGTGGTTTGATTTTTGTCTGCTGCGGCGTCATCGCTTTAATTCTCTGAATTTATCTAATCCTTTGTCTTTTAACTGAGCCCCTCGCAACCACAAAACCGCTTTGATTTATGATGCCGATAAGACAAGCTGGGGGGGtgaagggctggagagcagccccgaggagaaagatttgggggtgttggggggagaaaaagctcaacacgagccagcaagGTGCACTGGTAGCCCGGAAAGCCACCGGCAACCTGGGCTGCATTCCCAACAGGGCAAGAGGCggggattctgcccctttgcCTCCGGCTCTGGGGCCATGGGAAGGATGCAGAGCCGTGgaagcggggctggaggaggccccggagatgctgggagggctggagcccctctgctgtggggccgggctcagctgggggggttcagcctggagaagagaaggctccggggagaccttggagccccttccagtccctaaaggggctccgggaaagccgggaagggactctggatcagggaggggagccgtgggacgagggggaagggtttaaactgaaaaaggggagatttaggggagatattagaagaaattcttcactctgagggtggtgagatgccggaacagagaagctgtggctgccccatccctggaggggtccaaggccaggttggccggggctttgggcTACCTGGGCTAGTGAGAgatggccctgcccagggcagggggtggcactgggtggtctttaaggtcgcTCCCATCCCAAACCAGTCTGTGTTTCTCTCGCTTGTTTTCTCTACAGCATCTGGGTGATCTCTCGTGGCACTAACCCTCCTTTTTCCGTCCCTCTCTCTTCCCAGTTGGCCTACGGGCAGGACGGGCAACTGAAAGGCTTTGCTGTCCTGGAATACGAGTCGGCGGCGATGGCCGAGATGGTCCAACAGGCCACCGATGGTTTGCCGCTCGCCGGGAATCACGTCCGAGTCTCCTTCTGCGCTCCCGGCCCTCCCGGCCGCAGCATGTTGGCCGCCCTGATAGCCGCGCAGGCGACGGTgaggcttcctcctcctcctcccctcctctcccagcttgCCGTCACCACGACGGCATTCCCAAGGTCACATATCCAGCCTGGACCAGGCTGTTGCGAAGCAGCTGGCACATTTCCCATCAGATTCCCTACGGAGCGGCCGTCTGTTGCCTGGAGCTCCTTCTTCTGGGTGTCTCTACCAGGCTCCCATCGCACGGCACAAATTCCCCCCCACCACGTTTCCATGTGTTGCCGCAAAATTCCGAGCAGGAATGTCGGTTGTTGCCAAAAATCCAGCGACCGCTCGGCGGGGAGAGCTTTTCCAGGCGGGATCGCAGATGGCGTAGCTGCCGGCGGCGATGGCCTCGGTGCAGGGCTGGCTCGGTCGATTCCTCCCTTTCCTACAACGAGATATTTAGGAATGGTTTTACTGGGAACTGGATTTTTGGGAGCCGGAATCTCGCTGCTTTGGGGAGTAAAAGGCAAATTCAGGGTGGCACCTTGTGGGGAAAGCCTAGAagttgtttattttgcttttaacatgcttttttggggggggttttaaGGCGCTGAATCGTGGGAAAGGGCTTCTCCCCGAGCCGAATATCCTCCAAATTCTCAACAGCCTGGGAAATCCCgcttccctccagctgctgctcaaCCCCCTGCTCCACGGAGCTGTCGGAGGCAAACAGGGTAAGGCCCAACGCCGCGCGGAGGCCGGCGGCGGGGGTTTGTCCTCGCTGCTGCAGGCGCTTcctctggtgttttttttccccttcccaggaATCCTCGGCGCCGCTCCCTCCGTGCCGCTGGTCGCCAACCCGGCTCTTTCCACGGCTCTGCTCCAACTGGCCCTGCAGAACCAAACCCAAGCGCAGCAGGTAGGAGGGAATTTCCCCGCCCTGTGCCGGCTTTTTTACACCGATGCCGCTCTCGTGCCGGAATTTTTACGCTGCCGCAAGAAGCCAGTCTGCTTTTAGATCAGGGGCCTGATCCGCTTTTAAATCCAGGGGTTTCCAAACCCGGCAGCGAGCTGGTGCCGCCGCTATTTTCCGCGCCCTCTTCTCTCCGCCTCACGCGTTTTCTCCCCGAAACCCTCGAGAGGGGAGCACAGAGAGGCTTAAATCTCCCTGCCGCGCTTCTCGCTCTCTCCGCGCCTCTCGAAACCGCCCCGCGCttggttttctcctcttttttttcctctttttttttttttttgagtgatttttctatcttttttttttttttttttttctttttttttggctctttctCGCTCTGCTTTCTGCCCCAGAAGGCATTGCTTGGCAACTCCCTGTTACTGCAGAACCAGGCCTGGacccagctgctgcagaacaaGGAGAACCAAACCCTCTTCCATGTGAGCGGTAGGAGGCAGCCGGCGCGTTACCGTGCTGTGTGtgtggttggggagggggggggctccccccacccagcCATCCGACGCCTTCCCCGCgtcctcttccccctctttgAAAACCGAGGGTGACACCAGTCAACCCGGTGCCGCCGGAGCCGCTCCTTGCGGGGGGGAACCCGATCGTTGCTCCCATTTGGGGCCCCGCGGCGGTTCCTCTCCAGCCTCGTTGTCTCTCTCCATCCCGCTCCGGGTGAGAAAAGGGGAGCccttacacacacaccccccccccatttttcctgGGCTCTCCTTCAACTTGCCACCCCGGCAAACCGTTTCGGCGCAGTGTCAGCTCCTTGGTTTTGGGCCAAACGGGCCCTTTTTGAACCCCAAAAAATCGGTGCTGAaccatccctccccccccagccccgcccccgccgcgttATTTCTGCTTAAAGACCGATGAAATTCTCCGGGTGCCCGCGGCGTGTTTTTCGCCGAGCTTTTAGCCGCCATCTCTTGCCGCTTCCGTTCCCCCTCCATCCCGCCGGCGCTGGGGTTTATCTGCCGCCTCCGGGACTCCGGATTCACGGCGGATCCGTCGGGAATCCGCCGGCGTTAACCTCCTGCTGTCTTTAGCAGAAACCGGGGATCCTGGGCGACTCGCCGCTgagctccctgccccacggcgccctgGCTTTGGCCAACGCTCCGGCGCAGCCCCCCAACCAGCTCCTGGGAGAGCTTTCCTCCGGTAAGAGCCGGCATCACGGAATGCCGAGAGCCCACCGTGGCTTTTTTCGGCAGAGAACTGGGCGGGGGGAGTTCACCGTGCTTTGGGGCGCGCCGCCGGTGCCACCCGTATCCTTCTGTCTTCCCCAGGTGGCCCCTTGCCCGGTGAGATGGCTCAGGGTCACGTAAAATCACCGATTTTGCCTTCCGGAAATGTACCGCTGGCTTCTTTCCTTGCTCCGGTGGGAGTAGACCGGGAAAATGCCGTGTTGGGGACTCAAGTGCCTCAGCTCACCCCTCCCGCCgtcacccccccggccctgcagGGTCTCACCACCTCCCTCCTGGGCTCCGTCATCAGCGGCCTCCAAAAACCAAAGCAGGGCGAGAACGGCCCCCCCGCCTCCGGGGTAAGGTCCCCTGGTGCCGGGACTAGCCTGTGACAcctcggggcggcgggggggggagttggggggggtgtctgcgCTGTCACCAAATGTTCTCCAGTGGGGTTTGGATGCCCCAGCCCCTCGGGGAGTCACCTGAGCCACTCAAACCCCTCCAGGAGCCACCCGAGACCCCAGGGGAGCGACCGGAGACACTGGACCACCCCAGGGAGCCACTTAAGCCCCTTGAGaagccccctgagccccccagggaGCCACCTGAGCCCCCTGAGTCCCCCATGGAGCCATTTAAGCCCCTCGAGGAGCCACCTGAGGCCCCTGGGGAGCGATTGGAGCCCCCTGAGCCCCCCTTGAGGAGCCACTGgagctccccagggagcagccgGAGCCACCTGACCCCCCTTGGGAGCCACTTAAGCCCCTCAAGGAGCCCCTTGGGGAGCGACTGgagccccctgagccccccagggaGCCACTTCAGCCCCTCAAGGAGCCCCCTGAACCCCTGGGGAACGACTggagccccccaagccccccggGGAGCCATTTGAGGCCCTCAAGGAGCCCCCTGAACCCCTGGGGAGTGACTGGagccccccacgccccccagGGAGCCACTTCAGCCCCTCGAGGAGCCCCCTGGGGAGCGACTggagccccccaagccccccagggAGCCGTTTAAGCCCCTCAAGGAGCCCCCTGAACCCCTGGGGAGTGACTGgagccccctgagccccccagggaGCCACTTAAGACCCTGAAGgagccccctgagccccccagggaGCCACTTAAGACCCTGAAGgagccccctgagccccccagggaGCCACTTAAACCCCTCGAGGAGGCCCCTGGGGAGTGACTggagccccccaagccccccagggAGCCACTTAAGCCCCTCACGGAGCCCCCTGAACCCCTGGGGAGTGACCGTAGCCCCCCAGGGAGCCACTTAAGCCCCTCAAGgagccccctgagccccccagggaGCCACTTAAGCCCCTCGAGGAGGCCCCTGGGGAGCGACTggagccccccaagccccccagggAGCCACTTAAGCCCCTCACGGAGCCCCCTGAACCCCTGGGGAGTGACCGTAGCCCCCCAGGGAGCCACTTAAGCCCCTCAAGgagccccctgagccccccagggagccccctgaaccaccccccacccccccccccaatatttctCCCGCAGGTCTCGCTCCTGGGGGAGCCCCCCAAAGACTTCAAAATCCCTCTCAACCCCTACCTGAACCTGCACAGCCTCCTGCCGGCGAACAGCCTGGGAGGTGAGaaccccccccttgccccccctaCACCCCGTTTCgcacccacctcctcccccccggtcccggccccgtgGGGCTGGAGACAAAAAACGAGGAGAAAGGGGTGGATttctccccccccggccctgacaaatttctgccttttcaggtGCTGCCGGCAAAGGATTTAACCTGAAAAGCGGGGTTTTGGGGAGCGTGGCCAACCCCCCCCGCGTCTCCCAGCCCCCCCTGGCCGACCCCCTTCTGCCCGCGCCCGGCCTGGCCGGGGACGCCTACGCCTTCGACTACCAGCCGGTTGGTGCTGGGGGGGCTTTCTTGGGGGGGGCTAGAagggtttttgggggggctaGAAGGTTTTTTGGGGACGTagaaggtttgggggggggctaGAAGGGTTTTTTGGGGACTAATAGGTTTGGGGGGGCTAGaagggtgtttgggggggggctagaaggggttttgggggggttagGAGGCCTGGGGGCTTAgaatgttttttgggggggttggaattttttggggggggggttagAAGGTTTCTGAGGAGGttagaagggtttggggggggaggttgaaggtgctttttggggggggttaagaagggggttttgggggggattaggggctggggggggctttgaagggggtttggggggggctttgaAAGTTTATTTGGGGGGGTtagaggggtttgggggtgttaGTTGTTTTTTTCGGGGGGTTAGAAGGGTTTAGGGGGTGttaggggggttttgggggggtacagggtgttttgggggttggGGAGGGTATTGGGGGGGGGTTagaaggtttgggggggggttagagggtttgggggggggggttggaggggttttttcccctctgacaccccccccgcctttgTCTCTGGGAAGGATCTGGGCTCCCggcttttcccccctccccgagaCCAGGCTGGCCCCGTCCTGGGGGGCTTCGGGCCCAGCAGGCACAAGGTaaaaagccccccccccgccttgttgggggggggggggaaatgggtaaggctggggtgggggggggggaatgggtaAGGCTGGAGGGGGAAGGGTAAGGGGGGGGGAATGggtaattgggggggggggaaagggtaaagggggggggtccctgattgtccccttccccttccagctCTCTTCATCTCCGGGCTTCGAGCGGGGGGGGGTTTggccccccccttgccccccttTTACTCAGGATCCCCCAGTTCCTACTTCACCAGTGGCCTTCAAGCTGGGCTCAAGCAGAGTCACCTCAACaaggtgagcccccccccccgccccccccacctccgtgTCCCCAAATTTTGGGGGCCTCCCCAAGCTTTGGGGACCCCCCCTTTttatttccgccccccccctccccccccaggccGTCGGGATGCCACCGTCGGGCTCCACCGACGCCGTCCTCGCCTTGGCACCCCCAGCCACTCGCACAACTCCCACTCAAAGgtaagacacccccccccccc is a window from the Larus michahellis chromosome 25, bLarMic1.1, whole genome shotgun sequence genome containing:
- the RAVER1 gene encoding LOW QUALITY PROTEIN: ribonucleoprotein PTB-binding 1 (The sequence of the model RefSeq protein was modified relative to this genomic sequence to represent the inferred CDS: deleted 4 bases in 2 codons) gives rise to the protein MAAALSVAGAVRAPSPALPAAAGPGPGPGRAPEEELPVLEAAEVRSRLERSARQFRNRRKVLIRGLPADVSNQEVHDLLSDYELKYCFVDKYKGTAFVTLLNGEQAESAIKKFHLSKLREKEISVQLQPTDALLCIANLPQLYTQQQFEELVRPFGNLERCFLVYSEKTGHSKGYGFVEYMKKDSAARAKSDLLGKQLGTRTLYVHWMDVNQLTLELLHSKCLCVDKLPHNYTDLEELRQVFSAACPPTFCQLAYGQDGQLKGFAVLEYESAAMAEMVQQATDGLPLAGNHVRVSFCAPGPPGRSMLAALIAAQATALNRGKGLLPEPNILQILNSLGNPASLQLLLNPLLHGAVGGKQGILGAAPSVPLVANPALSTALLQLALQNQTQAQQKALLGNSLLLQNQAWTQLLQNKENQTLFHQKPGILGDSPLSSLPHGALALANAPAQPPNQLLGELSSGGPLPGEMAQGHVKSPILPSGNVPLASFLAPVGVDRENAVLGTQVPQLTPPAVTPPALQGLTTSLLGSVISGLQKPKQGENGPPASGVSLLGEPPKDFKIPLNPYLNLHSLLPANSLGGAAGKGFNLKSGVLGSVANPPRVSQPPLADPLLPAPGLAGDAYAFDYQPDLGSRLFPPPRDQAGPVLGGFGPSRHKLSSSPGFERGGLAPPLPPFYSGSPSSYFTSGLQAGLKQSHLNKAVGMPPSGSTDAVLALAPPHSHNSHSKTPLGGQKRAFSHLLPSPEPSPEGCYVGQHSQGLGGHYADSYLKRKRIF